A stretch of Halogeometricum sp. S1BR25-6 DNA encodes these proteins:
- a CDS encoding RNA-guided endonuclease TnpB family protein — protein MTLRILERIISRLYVYDKAKGRWELHLVCKHEVETPAVPGNETAGVDLGICNFAAVAYSTEEADLYPGNRLKQDGYYFPKEIAKCDDSGGERATRLHKKWSERRTHFFHSLAKHIVERCVEQEVGQINIGKLAGVREDENGDSKNWGKHGNLDLHGWAFDRFSNILEYKAKVEGIEVVEVSERDTSKTCCVCGTKDEGQRVERGLYVCEEHDDVFNADVNGAENIRLDIDESNSESSASLDEDRSTGWLAQPGVYLHDLSRGFQPRSEVVDSKP, from the coding sequence ATAACTCTACGAATCCTAGAACGGATTATCAGCCGTCTCTACGTCTACGATAAAGCAAAGGGACGATGGGAACTGCACTTGGTGTGCAAACACGAAGTTGAGACTCCCGCCGTCCCCGGCAACGAGACGGCGGGTGTTGACCTCGGTATTTGTAACTTCGCGGCGGTCGCATACAGCACCGAGGAAGCTGACCTGTACCCCGGAAACCGTCTGAAACAGGACGGGTACTACTTCCCAAAGGAAATCGCTAAGTGCGACGATTCTGGTGGTGAACGGGCCACTCGTCTTCACAAGAAGTGGTCGGAGCGCCGAACCCACTTCTTCCACTCCTTAGCGAAGCACATCGTAGAACGGTGTGTCGAGCAAGAAGTTGGCCAAATCAACATCGGGAAACTCGCTGGTGTCCGCGAGGACGAAAACGGCGACTCGAAGAACTGGGGTAAACACGGCAACCTCGACTTGCATGGATGGGCGTTCGACAGGTTCTCGAACATCCTCGAATACAAGGCGAAGGTTGAGGGCATCGAAGTCGTAGAAGTGTCAGAGCGTGACACGAGTAAGACGTGTTGCGTGTGCGGTACGAAGGATGAGGGTCAGCGTGTTGAGCGTGGCCTATACGTGTGTGAGGAACACGACGATGTGTTCAACGCTGACGTGAACGGGGCGGAGAACATCCGTCTCGACATCGACGAAAGTAACTCCGAGTCTTCGGCCAGTTTGGACGAGGATAGGAGTACCGGCTGGTTGGCACAGCCCGGAGTCTACCTTCATGACCTCTCCCGAGGATTCCAACCTCGGTCAGAGGTGGTAGACTCCAAACCCTAA
- a CDS encoding Cdc6/Cdc18 family protein gives MSDTESFFGDPDPIFADKELLRVSHLPEGDRIIGRKEELSNLANAIKDAQRGGTPNNVLIYGKTGTGKSLCSKYITQDLTEAATENDVNVYVAYVDCFQDSTETQTVRTIAESFNDPDETDITVPASGVSTSDYYRRLWKILDARLDVGIIILDEIDKLEDDNVLMQLSRAAEAGKVDDSTLGIIGISNKIRYKESLNERVKSSLSERDFVFPPYDANQLREILSSRADAFREGVLDDEVIPKVAALAAKEHGDARKAIDILRYAGEIADEHGDDHVRAEYVDEAHEREEEARLAELIGKQPEHSKYLLQALALQMQQSSEPNAMIPSKQVYSAYKVVCEREGTDPLKIRRVRDLLSELAFLSLIEQDRKGRGKGKGAHTVNQLVDAPELVVEACKSA, from the coding sequence ATGAGCGATACGGAGTCATTCTTCGGGGACCCCGATCCGATCTTTGCAGATAAGGAACTCCTCCGTGTGAGTCATCTCCCCGAAGGTGACCGTATTATTGGTCGGAAAGAGGAACTCAGCAACCTCGCGAACGCGATCAAGGACGCCCAACGCGGAGGGACGCCGAACAACGTGTTGATCTACGGGAAGACAGGCACCGGAAAGAGTCTCTGTTCAAAGTACATCACGCAGGATTTGACCGAAGCCGCCACTGAGAATGACGTTAACGTCTACGTCGCGTACGTCGATTGTTTTCAAGATTCCACCGAGACACAGACCGTCCGCACGATCGCCGAGTCGTTCAACGATCCCGATGAGACGGACATAACAGTCCCGGCATCTGGTGTCTCGACGTCCGACTACTACCGTCGGCTCTGGAAAATTCTCGACGCCCGCCTGGACGTCGGGATCATCATCCTCGACGAAATCGACAAGCTCGAAGACGATAACGTCCTCATGCAACTCTCGCGCGCGGCCGAAGCCGGGAAGGTGGACGACAGCACGCTCGGCATCATCGGGATCAGCAACAAAATCCGCTACAAGGAATCGCTCAACGAGCGCGTCAAATCAAGCCTCTCCGAGCGCGATTTCGTGTTCCCGCCGTACGACGCGAATCAACTCCGCGAGATTCTCTCATCGCGGGCGGACGCGTTCCGAGAGGGTGTTCTGGATGACGAGGTGATCCCGAAGGTGGCCGCCCTCGCAGCGAAAGAACACGGTGACGCCCGGAAGGCAATCGACATTCTTCGGTACGCTGGGGAGATCGCCGACGAACACGGTGACGACCACGTCCGCGCCGAGTACGTCGATGAAGCCCACGAACGCGAAGAAGAGGCACGGCTCGCCGAACTCATCGGGAAGCAACCCGAACACTCGAAGTATCTGCTTCAAGCACTCGCTCTCCAGATGCAACAATCGAGTGAACCCAACGCTATGATCCCCTCGAAGCAGGTCTATTCAGCGTATAAAGTCGTCTGTGAACGCGAGGGGACTGACCCGCTCAAAATCCGTCGTGTCCGCGACCTCCTCTCCGAGTTGGCGTTTCTCTCACTGATCGAGCAGGACCGGAAGGGTCGGGGGAAGGGGAAGGGCGCTCATACAGTGAACCAGCTTGTCGATGCGCCCGAACTTGTCGTCGAAGCGTGTAAATCAGCGTGA
- a CDS encoding DUF7342 family protein, whose product MPANEEENRDNRTRGERVRSAGRTLHHPRSASWVADETGVSTKTAQKYLDQLVEDNVLRKTDRGDQTLYCIDQLMAKYREVAELQRAHSREELTDALETMRNKITDWKQTYGVEAPGELRASIADVKDAAESETRRDIAKEWEHLTNRIPVVRAALNEYDWADDPDPIST is encoded by the coding sequence ATGCCAGCCAACGAAGAAGAGAACCGCGACAATCGGACACGAGGAGAACGAGTCCGGAGTGCCGGTCGGACACTCCACCACCCTCGGTCAGCGTCATGGGTGGCCGACGAAACCGGTGTCTCCACGAAAACCGCTCAGAAATACCTTGACCAGCTCGTCGAAGACAATGTCCTTCGAAAAACCGACCGAGGAGACCAAACGCTGTACTGTATCGATCAACTCATGGCGAAATACCGAGAGGTAGCAGAACTCCAGCGAGCTCATTCCCGCGAAGAACTCACCGATGCCCTCGAGACCATGCGGAATAAAATCACAGACTGGAAACAAACGTACGGCGTGGAGGCACCCGGGGAACTCAGAGCAAGCATCGCAGACGTCAAGGATGCAGCAGAGAGTGAGACCCGGCGTGACATCGCGAAAGAATGGGAACACCTCACCAACCGTATCCCAGTAGTGAGAGCCGCACTCAACGAATACGACTGGGCTGACGACCCAGACCCCATCTCGACGTGA
- a CDS encoding AN1-type zinc finger domain-containing protein, with translation MCLCSIPTASVAFLFRYYRSGLIAVSLNRTFISKKTTFSVSIWERECHYCGTSLEEEGLSTRCNYCRERVCGDHRLPEKHDCPGLYYQKQSTDSTRKSSSRRPSRSRTPPKPTFEQSKKTGQSRPSRTQRGSGSSRAPGKTPKKRV, from the coding sequence ATGTGTCTCTGCTCGATTCCAACGGCATCTGTTGCGTTTCTCTTTCGGTACTACAGGTCAGGATTAATTGCGGTCTCTCTCAACCGAACCTTCATATCAAAGAAGACTACATTCTCTGTATCGATATGGGAAAGGGAATGCCACTACTGCGGGACGAGTCTCGAAGAAGAAGGACTCAGCACCCGCTGTAACTACTGTCGCGAACGAGTCTGTGGCGACCACCGACTCCCCGAAAAACACGACTGCCCTGGCCTCTACTACCAAAAACAATCCACCGACTCAACTCGAAAATCCTCTTCGCGACGACCAAGCAGGTCACGGACGCCTCCGAAACCCACTTTCGAGCAGTCAAAGAAAACAGGCCAGAGCCGGCCCTCCCGAACACAGCGTGGCTCGGGGTCGTCAAGAGCACCTGGGAAGACTCCGAAAAAACGGGTATGA
- a CDS encoding CAP domain-containing protein, producing the protein MFGEDLDAQRVQEFVHDAVNARRSEEGVSTLQYSADLQEVAVSHSEDLAEEEYFAHDSPSGETMEDRYEQFGIDCRLSGENIVQTWYKERVRTDDGEQYYDTNKALAEGILTQWMNSPGLEL; encoded by the coding sequence TTGTTCGGGGAAGACCTTGACGCTCAACGGGTTCAAGAGTTCGTTCACGACGCCGTGAACGCACGGCGGTCCGAAGAAGGCGTCAGTACCCTCCAGTACAGCGCAGACTTGCAGGAGGTCGCTGTCTCCCATTCTGAGGATCTGGCTGAGGAGGAGTATTTCGCGCACGACTCTCCAAGTGGTGAGACAATGGAAGATCGGTACGAGCAGTTCGGTATCGACTGTCGACTCAGTGGGGAGAACATCGTGCAGACGTGGTACAAAGAACGCGTCCGAACTGACGACGGCGAACAGTATTACGATACGAACAAGGCCCTCGCTGAAGGGATCTTGACGCAATGGATGAACTCGCCGGGGCTTGAACTATAG
- a CDS encoding HalOD1 output domain-containing protein produces MEYEIEGGESVSMAVVRAVSAVEGRKPCFLRTLTDVLDPDALDALCALQYDGTSRTGGRVSFVYSGCYVTVDNGEYLTVQLLEDRLYDESDPEPTDRRVSR; encoded by the coding sequence GTGGAGTACGAAATCGAGGGCGGTGAATCTGTCAGTATGGCCGTTGTACGCGCGGTGAGCGCAGTCGAAGGTCGCAAACCGTGCTTCCTCCGAACGCTGACGGACGTTCTCGACCCGGATGCGTTAGATGCGTTGTGTGCCCTGCAGTACGACGGAACATCTCGAACGGGTGGACGCGTCTCGTTCGTTTACAGCGGCTGCTACGTCACGGTTGACAACGGCGAGTATCTCACTGTTCAACTGCTCGAAGACCGTCTCTACGACGAATCTGATCCAGAACCTACCGACAGACGGGTGAGCCGATGA
- a CDS encoding TrmB family transcriptional regulator: MNTTDSLDEAVEVLQQLGLKEYEARCFVGLSRLHAGTAKQLSEATEVPRTRVYDAIRVLEAQGLVEIQHSSPQQFRAVPLDEATETLRDQYEARVERLHDALDTIEIVDEDDETPVQQVWAMSGRDGIENRTNQLIKEASEEIVLVVGDESLLTKDLVASLNDVGNGVDLLIGALTESLQDQIQATVPNARTFISGLEWLHGENATENETAIGRLLLTDRSTILVSSIMPGSKEEQAIFGEGFGNGLVVIARRLMAQGLLTVHDPKQ, translated from the coding sequence ATAAATACTACTGATAGTTTGGACGAAGCGGTCGAGGTTCTCCAACAGCTCGGCTTGAAAGAATACGAGGCGCGCTGCTTCGTCGGCTTATCTCGCCTCCACGCGGGAACGGCAAAGCAGTTGAGTGAGGCGACGGAGGTTCCCCGAACGCGGGTGTACGATGCGATTCGGGTGCTGGAGGCGCAAGGTCTGGTCGAGATTCAGCATTCGAGCCCGCAGCAGTTCCGGGCTGTTCCGCTCGATGAGGCGACGGAGACCCTGCGCGACCAGTACGAGGCCCGCGTCGAGCGACTCCACGATGCGCTGGATACGATCGAAATCGTCGACGAAGACGACGAGACGCCCGTCCAGCAGGTCTGGGCGATGTCCGGGCGAGACGGGATAGAAAATCGGACGAATCAGCTCATCAAGGAGGCGTCCGAGGAGATCGTTCTGGTCGTCGGCGACGAGTCGCTCTTGACGAAGGATCTCGTTGCCAGCCTCAACGACGTTGGCAACGGAGTCGACCTTCTCATTGGAGCGTTGACGGAGTCGCTCCAAGACCAGATCCAAGCGACCGTACCGAACGCTAGAACGTTCATCTCCGGGTTGGAGTGGTTGCACGGCGAGAACGCCACTGAAAACGAGACGGCTATCGGCCGACTGCTCCTGACAGACCGGTCGACGATCCTCGTGAGTTCGATCATGCCCGGCAGCAAAGAGGAACAAGCGATCTTCGGGGAAGGGTTCGGGAACGGCCTCGTCGTAATCGCCCGGCGACTCATGGCTCAAGGGTTGTTGACCGTTCATGATCCCAAGCAGTAA
- a CDS encoding DUF7344 domain-containing protein, translating into MRGQDLDDCLQLVADRHRRRLIQQLRHETAGKTVIDDLVDRMHGDELQSDDRSMDREQLTIHLSHISLPKLAEQGVVEYDRERRIVRYQPDNRVESILDSLPADRPVTGKHI; encoded by the coding sequence ATGAGGGGACAAGACCTCGACGACTGTCTGCAACTCGTCGCTGATCGTCACCGGCGACGGCTCATTCAGCAGTTACGGCACGAAACCGCTGGTAAAACGGTAATCGACGACCTCGTAGATCGAATGCACGGTGACGAACTGCAGTCCGACGACCGAAGTATGGACCGAGAACAACTCACAATCCATCTCTCCCACATCTCACTGCCGAAGTTAGCGGAGCAGGGTGTCGTCGAATACGATCGCGAACGCAGAATCGTCCGGTATCAGCCCGACAATCGGGTTGAGTCGATACTGGACTCACTACCCGCCGACAGACCGGTAACCGGGAAGCACATCTGA